In a single window of the Gossypium hirsutum isolate 1008001.06 chromosome A13, Gossypium_hirsutum_v2.1, whole genome shotgun sequence genome:
- the LOC107893634 gene encoding tafazzin → MAVQRLDRGDLWKNKARVLQLQLRQRFRVAVDRHRPSVLADRYFSSSVQRWLRRFRDFRRDSLPSSSSFYRKKVSKDFDVEVDSAIFRMLQAVAVPLIGNVCHVFMNGLNRVQVYGLEKLHDALLNRPKNKPLITVSNHVASVDDPFVIASLLPPRVLLDAQNLRWTLCASDRCFSNPVTSAFFRSVKVLPVSRGDGIYQMGMDMAISKLNTGGWVHIFPEGSRSRDGGKTVRSSKRGVGRLVLDADSTPIVLPFVHTGMQDVMPIGANFPRIGKTVTVLIGDPIIFDDLLNSEEATEASRGKLYDAVASRIGHQLQILKVKVDKLALEQSIRLENHNKDGAERAANILHQVDLDPFGLGSHEYIRYESLVEEARTKLNDMSPEEATADGYTRMGYSCEGGIGSRIRSYMDPTELMGFAARGLLMNCRSKEKHSDTSDISPLKTWKQYLEANMLKQWNTC, encoded by the exons ATGGCCGTACAGCGGTTAGACAGAGGCGATCTATGGAAGAACAAGGCTCGCGTTTTGCAACTCCAGCTCAGGCAGCGCTTCAGGGTGGCAGTCGATCGCCACCGTCCTTCAGTCCTTGCTGATCGTTACTTCTCCTCCTCGGTTCAGCGCTGGCTCCGTCGCTTCCGCGACTTCCGTCGCGATTCTCTCCCTTCTTCCTCCTCTTTCTACCGTAAAAAAG TGAGTAAAGACTTTGACGTGGAGGTGGATTCAGCTATTTTTCGAATGCTTCAGGCTGTTGCGGTTCCTTTGATTGGAAATGTTTGCCATGTTTTCATGAATGGTCTCAATCGTGTCCAA GTTTATGGCCTTGaaaaattacatgatgctttgctTAATAGACCCAAGAACAAGCCCCTTATAACG GTAAGCAATCATGTTGCTTCTGTGGATGATCCGTTTGTCATTGCTTCACTGCTTCCTCCCAGAGTTCTTCTTGATGCTCAGAACTTGAGATGGACCCTGTGTGCATCAGATCGATGCTTCAGTAATCCCGTGACGTCAGCATTCTTTCGATCTGTAAAAGTGTTGCCAGTTTCTCGTGGTGATGGGATTTACCAGATG GGCATGGATATGGCCATTTCGAAATTGAATACTGGTGGATGGGTTCATATCTTTCCAGAAGGTAGTCGTTCTCGAGATGGTGGAAAAACTGTGAGATCTTCTAAGAGAGGTGTCGGGAG GTTAGTTCTAGATGCTGACAGTACCCCAATTGTTCTGCCATTTGTGCATACCGGAATGCAAGATGTTATGCCAATAGGGGCCAATTTCCCAAGGATTGGCAAGACG GTGACAGTTCTAATTGGAGACCCTATAATTTTTGATGATCTGCTTAACTCGGAAGAAGCCACAGAAGCATCAAGAGGAAAATTATACGATGCCGTCGCATCTAGAATTGGGCATCAACTGCAGATTTTGAAAGTAAAAGTCGACAAATTAGCGCTCGAGCAATCTATCCGATTAGAAAACCATAACAAAGATGGTGCAGAACGAGCAGCCAATATCTTGCACCAGGTAGATTTGGATCCATTTGGGTTAGGAAGCCATGAATATATTAGGTATGAATCCTTGGTAGAAGAAGCCCGAACGAAGCTGAATGATATGAGTCCCGAAGAAGCCACTGCAGATGGATATACGAGAATGGGATATTCTTGTGAAGGCGGGATTGGTTCAAGGATTCGCAGTTATATGGATCCAACTGAATTGATGGGATTCGCAGCGAGAGGCTTGCTAATGAACTGCAGATCTAAGGAAAAGCATTCAGACACAAGTGACATAAGCCCACTGAAGACTTGGAAACAGTATTTGGAAGCTAATATGCTAAAACAATGGAATACATGTTAA
- the LOC107893636 gene encoding 26S proteasome regulatory subunit 6A homolog, protein MKEQADVKEISPLQIHRLKSNFFKLSFSSTTRELQFGSIKIFICSSFFSILSVLYSFPSFSDSSLYFFLKPSPMATAMVEDSSFEEDQLASMTTEDIVRASRLLDNEIRILKEEMQRTNLELDSYKEKIKENQEKIKLNKQLPYLVGNIVEILEMNPEDEAEEDGANIDLDSQRKGKCVVLKTSTRQTIFLPVVGLVDPDKLKPGDLVGVNKDSYLILDTLPSEYDSRVKAMEVDEKPTEDYNDIGGLEKQIQELVEAIVLPMTHKERFQKLGIRPPKGVLLYGPPGTGKTLMARACAAQTNATFLKLAGPQLVQMFIGDGAKLVRDAFQLAKEKSPCIIFIDEIDAIGTKRFDSEVSGDREVQRTMLELLNQLDGFSSDERIKVIAATNRADILDPALMRSGRLDRKIEFPHPTEEARARILQIHSRKMNVHPDVNFEELARSTDDFNGAQLKAVCVEAGMLALRRDATEVNHEDFNEGIIQVQAKKKASLNYYA, encoded by the exons ATGAAAGAGCAGGCCGACGTGAAGGAAATAAGCCCATTGCAGATTCATCGGCTGAAATCGAATTTTTTCAAGCTCTCATTTTCTTCGACAACAAGAGAACTACAGTTTGGTAGTATAAAGATCTTCATCTGTTCTTCCTTTTTCTCTATTCTCTCCGTCTTGTATTCTTTTCCTTCATTTTCCGACTCAtcgttgtatttttttttaaaaccctcACCGATGGCGACCGCTATGGTAGAAGATTCTAGCTTTGAAGAAGACCAGTTGGCTTCCATGACTACCGAGGATATCGTCCGAGCTTCCCGTCTTCTTGATAACGAGATTCGTATTCTCAAG GAGGAGATGCAAAGGACAAATCTCGAGTTGGATTCATACAAGGAAAAGATTAAGGAGAATCAAGAGAAAATTAAGCTTAACAAGCAGTTGCCTTACTTAGTCGGCAACATTGTTGAG ATATTGGAGATGAACCCTGAAGATGAGGCAGAGGAGGATGGTGCCAACATAGATCTAGACTCACAAAGGAAGGGTAAATGTGTTGTGCTGAAAACCTCTACTCGTCAG ACCATCTTTCTACCTGTGGTTGGACTTGTAGACCCTGATAAATTGAAACCTGGTGATTTGGTTGGTGTCAACAAAGACAGCTACTTGATATTGGATACTTTGCCATCTGAGTACGACTCCAGAGTAAAGGCTATGGAGGTTGATGAGAAGCCAACTGAGGACTACAATGATATTGGTGGCTTGGAGAAGCAG ATCCAAGAACTAGTTGAGGCCATTGTGTTGCCCATGACTCATAAAGAAAGGTTTCAAAAGTTAGGCATTCGTCCACCTAAGGGGGTGCTCTTATATGGACCTCCTGGCACTGGAAAAACCTTGATGGCCCGTGCTTGTGCAGCACAAACAAATGCCACGTTTCTGAAGCTAGCAGGCCCACAGCTGGTTCAG ATGTTTATTGGAGATGGAGCAAAACTTGTCCGTGATGCTTTTCAGCTTGCAAAAGAAAAGTCTCCATGCATCATTTTTATAGATGAAATTGATGCAATTGGCACAAAGCGTTTTGATAG TGAGGTGAGTGGGGATAGGGAGGTTCAGCGAACAATGTTGGAACTGCTTAACCAGCTTGATGGCTTTAGCAGTGATGAACGCATTAAG GTCATAGCAGCAACTAACCGAGCTGATATCCTTGACCCTGCTCTGATGCGTTCTGGTCGATTGGATCGGAAAATTGAGTTCCCACATCCAACTGAAGAAGCAAGAGCTCGAATCCTTCAG ATCCACTCAAGGAAGATGAACGTTCATCCAGATGTCAATTTTGAAGAACTTGCTCGATCTACAGATGATTTCAATGGAGCACAGCTGAAAGCTGTTTGTGTGGAGGCAGGCATGCTAGCTCTTCGCCGCGATGCAACTGAG GTGAACCATGAAGATTTTAATGAAGGCATCATTCAGGTGCAAGCTAAGAAGAAGGCAAGCCTAAATTACTATGCATAA